A single genomic interval of Microbacterium oleivorans harbors:
- a CDS encoding circularly permuted type 2 ATP-grasp protein, whose product MGDLFDGYGATSAPRKTVSGVPAFDEMFEVSAGSTTMGRSREAYRELYQALAQMTQEELRGRTESLASSYLAQGVTFDFAGEERPFPLDAVPRVIDYGEWSHVESGVTQRVRALEAFLDDAYGHQFCVRDGVLPAGLIASSQYYYRQAAGIRSANGVRIQVSGIDLIRDEHGEMRVLEDNVRVPSGVSYVISNRRVMAQTLPELFVSMRVRPVGEYPNKLLQALRASAPPGVDDPNVVVLTPGVYNSAYFEHTLLARLMGVELVEGRDLVCSGGKVFMRTTRGPQRVDVIYRRVDDDYLDPLQFRADSMLGAPGLMLAARLGNVTIANAVGNGVADDKLLYTYVPDLIRYYLAEEPILKNVDTWRLEDPGALEEVLDRLDELVVKPVDGSGGKGLVVGPDASPAELEKLRTKLLADPRGWIAQPVVMLSTIPTLVEDGMRPRHADLRPFAVNNGDEVWVLPGGLTRVALPEGQLVVNSSQGGGSKDTWVVGGDAPRTAEYSQGNLAGLVADQASTQAIPIIYDDQDEPAHSPQDRPLSVSEQQEQQQQTGGASC is encoded by the coding sequence ATGGGTGACCTGTTCGACGGATACGGCGCGACGTCGGCGCCGCGCAAGACGGTGTCGGGTGTTCCCGCCTTCGACGAGATGTTCGAGGTCTCGGCCGGCTCCACCACGATGGGGCGCTCGCGCGAGGCCTACCGCGAGCTGTACCAGGCGCTGGCGCAGATGACGCAGGAGGAGCTCCGAGGCCGCACCGAGTCGCTCGCGAGCTCGTACCTCGCCCAGGGCGTCACCTTCGACTTCGCCGGCGAGGAGCGCCCCTTCCCGCTCGACGCGGTGCCGCGCGTCATCGACTACGGCGAGTGGTCGCACGTGGAGTCCGGCGTCACCCAGCGCGTCCGCGCGCTCGAGGCGTTCCTCGACGACGCCTACGGCCACCAGTTCTGCGTCCGCGACGGCGTGCTGCCGGCGGGCCTGATCGCCTCGTCGCAGTACTACTACCGGCAGGCGGCGGGCATCCGCTCGGCGAACGGGGTGCGGATCCAGGTCTCGGGCATCGACCTCATCCGCGACGAGCACGGCGAGATGCGCGTGCTCGAGGACAACGTGCGGGTCCCCTCGGGCGTGAGCTACGTGATCTCCAACCGGCGGGTGATGGCGCAGACGCTCCCGGAGCTGTTCGTCTCGATGCGCGTGCGTCCGGTGGGCGAGTACCCCAACAAGCTCCTCCAGGCGCTCCGCGCCTCGGCCCCGCCCGGCGTGGACGACCCCAACGTCGTCGTGCTCACCCCGGGCGTCTACAACTCGGCGTACTTCGAGCACACGCTCCTCGCGCGCCTCATGGGCGTCGAGCTCGTCGAGGGCCGCGACCTCGTGTGCTCGGGCGGCAAGGTCTTCATGCGGACGACCCGGGGGCCCCAGCGCGTCGACGTCATCTACCGCCGGGTCGACGACGACTACCTCGACCCGCTGCAGTTCCGCGCCGACTCGATGCTCGGGGCCCCCGGACTCATGCTGGCGGCGCGCCTCGGCAACGTCACGATCGCCAACGCGGTCGGCAACGGTGTCGCCGACGACAAGCTGCTCTACACCTACGTTCCCGACCTCATCCGCTACTACCTCGCGGAGGAGCCGATCCTCAAGAACGTCGACACCTGGCGCCTCGAGGACCCCGGGGCGCTGGAGGAGGTTCTCGACCGGCTCGACGAGCTCGTGGTCAAGCCGGTCGACGGCTCCGGCGGCAAGGGCCTGGTGGTCGGTCCCGACGCCTCGCCCGCCGAGCTCGAGAAGCTCCGCACGAAGCTCCTCGCCGACCCCCGCGGCTGGATCGCGCAGCCGGTCGTCATGCTCTCGACCATCCCCACGCTCGTCGAGGACGGCATGCGCCCCCGCCACGCGGATCTCCGTCCGTTCGCGGTCAACAACGGCGACGAGGTGTGGGTGCTGCCGGGCGGCCTCACCCGCGTCGCGCTTCCGGAGGGACAGCTCGTGGTCAACTCCAGCCAGGGCGGCGGGTCGAAGGACACGTGGGTCGTCGGCGGCGACGCGCCCCGCACGGCCGAATACAGCCAGGGGAACCTCGCCGGCCTCGTCGCCGATCAGGCCTCGACGCAGGCGATCCCGATCATCTACGACGACCAGGACGAGCCCGCCCACTCCCCGCAGGACCGACCGCTGTCGGTCAGTGAGCAGCAGGAGCAGCAGCAGCAGACCGGAGGTGCGTCGTGCTGA